A section of the Gemmatimonadaceae bacterium genome encodes:
- a CDS encoding helix-turn-helix transcriptional regulator → MCHGVQMTGVARMVREFPRVPTVALLSQFDRATVRTVLSLGQCGIRTLIDVREPNGWRELRAVLLNERTSDVQRLAMSRLALDLAQAPAGTRRFFDTLFALAARTPTIRQFARSLEIVPGTLMSRFYRAQLPPPKRFLAFARLSCAARLFENPGVSVSSVSDQLCYSSPQSFSRHVRSILGMSAIQFRVRYDCEGMLDAFREELVLRHLSTWRAFDPFGHTARSIGIRKSENRRRVVTFPEPALPLRSVAEELSGGEQREDLSRPGE, encoded by the coding sequence ATGTGTCACGGCGTCCAGATGACTGGCGTTGCGCGCATGGTGCGGGAGTTCCCACGTGTACCGACCGTTGCCCTTCTGTCGCAGTTCGACCGTGCGACCGTGAGAACGGTACTCTCGCTGGGACAGTGTGGCATTCGGACACTCATCGATGTCCGGGAGCCCAATGGATGGCGCGAGCTGCGTGCGGTCCTGCTCAACGAGCGCACGTCGGACGTCCAGCGCCTCGCGATGTCGCGATTGGCGCTGGATCTGGCGCAAGCTCCTGCCGGAACTCGGCGCTTCTTTGACACCCTGTTCGCGCTGGCTGCTCGCACGCCAACCATTCGCCAGTTTGCGCGCTCGCTGGAGATCGTGCCCGGGACATTGATGAGCCGCTTCTATCGAGCGCAGCTTCCACCGCCGAAACGATTCCTCGCGTTCGCGCGACTGAGCTGCGCAGCACGACTGTTCGAGAACCCCGGAGTCTCGGTGTCGAGCGTCTCGGACCAGCTCTGCTACTCCTCACCGCAGAGCTTCAGCCGGCACGTACGCTCCATCCTGGGGATGAGTGCGATCCAGTTCCGCGTGCGCTACGATTGCGAAGGGATGCTCGATGCCTTTCGGGAGGAACTCGTCCTGCGACACCTCTCCACGTGGCGGGCGTTCGATCCCTTCGGGCACACGGCGCGGTCGATAGGCATACGGAAGTCCGAGAATCGACGCCGCGTGGTCACATTCCCCGAGCCCGCTCTTCCCCTCCGCAGTGTTGCGGAGGAGTTAAGCGGTGGGGAGCAGCGGGAGGATCTCAGCCGCCCGGGCGAGTGA